The genomic DNA CGACGTAGTGCCACTCGTTCTGGCGGTCAACTTGGGAGAACCTCGACCGCCTTGCGATGAGGACGGGGTGCAACACTGCATGATTCGTGATAACTGGCCGGCTCAGTCAGTGCCTTGTGAGACAGCTCTCAACATCTTCACCTCCAATCCTCGCTGGTGCAACTTCGTCGGTGCGGTGCCAGCGCGTCGCTTTCCTTGTCATCATGTCGACCACACGTCGGTTTGTGACAACGCGAACGTGTTCCGTGTGCCTCTCTGCCCCTGTTAGAGGCGAATCAACAAGAGTTCTGGGTAGGTAGCAGGGACGAGCCACAAAGAGCGTCTGCAGTGGCTACGTCGGTCGCCGCAGCAAGTGGCCTGTCGCGCATTTGTGGCGTAGAGTGGAAGCACGGCGTCTGCTGAGACTGCTTCCAATTTTCGAGCCCCTCGGAAATCCAAGGGGAGCCACTCCGTCTTATATATGCAGCAAGAGGCACCAAACACGTCACACACAGATGACACATCACTTGGGACACAGCTGTTGCTACGTACAAGCTATGTTGCGCCCTCGGAAGCCCCGTAATATAGCATGCAGCGATAGCCGCATCCCCGGTATGCTCAACGACAAGAGAAAGCCTGCTGGTTTCGCCACGTGCATGGCGTAACGCGACTACGGCACTGCGCTGCTCGTGCCCCAAGGGCCTGAGTTGTCTTCCGTGCGCAATACACGAAGGATGAGAGAATACAGAACGTCCTATTTTCCAACACCCACGGATATTATCTGCTACTTTCAGAGAAACGAGATCAGCCCGAGGACCGCCTTTCGGGCACATTACAATTCCGCTGGCTCGCATGTCATACTGAGCAGTCCGACGTGTTCGGCTCTCCGGTTCTAAATCAACGCTGGGCCGCTTTTCCCGCGCAGCCCGTACCGTGGCATCAGGTCTTCGGGAAAACATGCCCGTCAGAGCTCCTGGAGCAGGTCTGTGTTCCCAAAGCCCCGAGCAGTCGCGAAATTTCCTGATTGGGGAAACTAGTTGGCAACGCCCTCATCAAGTGAAGCAATGCGCATGTTTACTATGTTACTACACGGGCACGTGGCAAGACAAGTGCCAGAAGTCTCGGATGGGGCGATAATCGGCGCGCGCAGCTTTGTTAGGAGCCAACACGGCTTGCCTTGGGTCCGCAATGCAGCGGACTCTTTTCGCCCAGGACTCCACGACACCTTGAGCGGAGACGACAGCTAAAATTACCTGATTAGTGTCGCAAATACCGAATGTTTGCTTTAGAGCGGCCACGCACGGGCGAGTCGAATGACGAGTTGTCAGACCGGTCCGTGTAGCTCATATTAGGCAAAACCAGCCGCTTCTGCACCGCGATTCGTGCGCATCGATGCCGAGAGATACGTATCAATCGGCATAGTTATGACACTGTAGCTCGTCGTTCCCATGCGCAAACCAAAGGGAGTGCGCAGCAAGTCAGGGTGACAATGGGCGTGTTGGCTAACGGCAACGTTCTCGATCCTGCCGCCTCAGTCACTGACTTCTTACATAGAAGCAGCCCGCTGCCCGAGAGAGGGCCAAAGAAGCCACCGCGGCCACTTCGAGTACCGGTAGTGCTCGGATCCTGCTGACCCGGTTCCACGACCCGTGAAATCAAGCATCTCCCTTGCTTCAGGCACGAACCTGTGGGTGAGAGACGTCCCATCCGCTCCAGTCTGGTGGCGCCGGGTCCCGCGTGGGGTGACGAGATCTGAAGTTCACCACGGCGCCCACGACCCCGCAATATCTACTTCGGGAAGGCGTCGCCGCAGACCCCAAAATCAGGGGCAGCTCTGGCAGCGCCATCGACTTCGACAGCACCAGAAACGGAAATCTGTGGCGGGGCTACTATTAGTCCCGGCCAAAGCAggcagacgacgccgggctGCTGGCCCACGAGGTCCGATATTTCTGGGCCCATTGGAGCAATCAACAAATGGCCATTACCCAGCGCCGTACCATTCGCAAGGCCCTGCAGAGGGGCATGGGATCGATCTCACCAGCGTGACGTAAAGCGAGCCACGAGCATGCTCGCGGAGAAAATGTCTTCGTACGGAAACAGTCTGGAATTCCGTTGCGGGTCTGGGGATGGCCGAGCGAGATACTTAAAGGCGAGAGGTTTCAACCCttctcgccagcctcgactCAACTCGTCTTGAAGACACAAATTTTGTCCTGCCCTCCTGCACACGACCTTTCCGGCATCACAAGACGCACGTACGGGACACTTGACGGGAGATAGACACGGTTGCTTCGCACCTGCCTGTCTGTTTAGTTGCGAGTCGACGGGTCCTATTCGCCCTTTCACACCTCCGTTGCATATACGTGTTATATTGTATTGCACTGCATCTGTGGACATCACAAGATCCCTCAAAATGGCCCCTTCAGCAATTGTCGAGGTCAGCGGGACCAACCAGATCGGCCAGGACCTCGAGCACATGTCGGACGCCATCGATGATGTCAACTGCATGAAGTACGACTCGGCATCCAAGTTTGACTccgccaaggacaagacgcAGTTCCGCCAGTACGAGGACGCCTGCGACCGCGTCAAGAACTTTTACCGCGAACAGCATGAGAAGCAAACGGTCGCCTATAACCTTGGCGCGCGGAACCGCTTCTACAACGCGTCGCGCAAGCGCCCGGAGATGACCATATGGCAGGCCATGGAGAAGCTCAAcacgctcgtcgacgagtcgGACCCGGACACATCGCTGTCGCAGATCGAGCACCTGCTGCagtcggccgaggccatccgccgcgacggcaagcccCGGTGGATGCAGCTGACGGGGCTGATCCACGACCTCGGCAAGCTGATGCTCTTCTTCCCCGAGCTCGAGACCCAGGGTCAGTGGGACGTTGTGGGTGACACCTTCCCCGTCGGCTGCGCCTTCGACAAGCGCATCATCCTGCCCGAGACGTTTGCCAAGAACCCGGACGTCAAGGACCCCGTCTACAGCACCAAGCTGGGCATCTACACGCCCGGGTGCGGCCTCGACAACGTCATGCTGAGCTGGGGCCACGATGAGTACCTCTATCACGTTGTCAAGGACCAGTCGACGCtgcccgacgaggcgctggccatgaTTCGCTATCACTCCTTCTACCCCTGGCACCGCGAGGGCGCCTACCAGGAGCTCATGTGCAGGAAGGACTATGACATGCTCAAGGCTGTTCAGGCCTTCAACCCGTACGACCTGTACAGCAAGAGCGACGGCGTCCCGTCGGCGGAGGAGCTGAAGCCATACTACATGGAGCTCATTGACGAGTTTTTCCCGCAAAAGGTGATTCGGTGGTAGATGCATACTGCAAGTTGAGCAAGCGGCTGGAGGAGATGCTGTGACCAAGGAGCTTGGTTGTTCATGTcccccttcttttttttttttctcttctttcttttttcGCTTTGTCTGAGTTGTTTCCACAAGTCGACATGACCAAGTCTGATGATAGAATTAGCGCGCAATGGCTTACATGGGGGTACAATGTTACAAAGTttggatgatgatgctcgAGATAACTTCCTCATTCATGAACGTGTCTGCAGGACAGGCGAGGTCGTAAAGACCCGCAGTCACCACCACTACCCGTCACCGCGGGCGTGAGTCCTGACTACCCGGGACTCCCTCTGGCTTCAAGGATAGCGCGACATATTGTATCCTAGCTACCATAGCGACGGGCGCACCCGGCTTGCAGTAATTGATCTGGCATTATATGGATAACCATggacacacacactctctctctcattGTCGTGCCGTTGTTACGCGTCTTTTCGTTGttgcgccggcgctgcggctCGGCAGTGCAGGTATGTGGCTCGGGAGTTTTGGGGCTGGTCGTGGTGGGTgggggttggttggttgccCGAAGTGGGACAACAAACGGCGGGGAGGAGTCGCAGAACTGCAGACTTCTTGTACCTTGATGGTGATACGTACGCACCCTTTGGGTTCGAAATACGTTGAAAAacggcgcttcttcttcccagGGCAGGAACTGAGAAATCCCCATGTCTCGTCATCGCAGGCGTCTTTGCTGGGTAATGTCTCGTGGCTTGCACTCTAATAGCGGCAGCTGAGTGAGGCTTTCGTCGACGCGCGGCTGGAAGGTCGCCGGcttacttcgtacttacATCCCACATCACGAGCCAACAAACAATACGCCCCCTCAACTTCCATGTTTCTttacggcggcgcccgcatgTGCGAGAGGCTCTAAAAGCTTGACTGCCTTTTCTTCTTCATTAGAGATCCGTGGAAGGTTACATGCCTCCTATTGACATTAGACGCGGACCATGGCAGATCCGCCGCCGTTCTTGCGGATCCCCCGCGCGATCCGCCTCATGATGTACGAGCATCTGCTGGATGTTCACGACAGCAAGACTCTCAACTTCCGCAACCACTACCTACTTCCTCTGCCAAAGTCAATACATGGCGACCAACGAATGAGGCGGTCCATCTATAATGCACTGGAGCCGACGCTGGGGAGGCGTGCGTGCAAGGCGACCtacgtcctcgccgacgcctgcGACATCCACGTGGCCATCCTGGCCGTAAGTCGACAGGTCCGGTCCGAGGCACTGGCGCTGCTGTACGCCAAGCATACGTTCCacttcggcggcgacatcgaggccgccatccacaTGCTCGGCGATCTCTCGACCACGACGAGAGGCGTGGTGCGGGACATTGCCCTCCGCAAGGGCTGCCCCACGACCTTTATCGGCAACGACTATCCGAGCCGGGCGTCCGCGTGCGGTCTCCTGCggacgctgccgcggctcAGGAAGCtgagcatcgtcgtcgggggcggacggcctcgctcgccgtGGGACGGCCCGAGGGAGCTGAGCGTGTCGGacctgcggctgctgtcTGATACGCGGCACGAGCTCCTGCAATGGGTCAGGGACCTGGTGGGCCTGGAGAGCCTCGAGGTGCTGGAGATGTCGGCGGACctggcgccgatggcgccgccggggacgtcGGCCATACTCATCTTTGCGGCGTTTTCGGGGTCGATTGAGACGACGCTCGTCGACTTTATGCGATTGCACCTCGGCatgcccgccgtggccgtgtcgGGTTCCAAGACGAATCTGTCACAATGACGGGGATTACGGGACGAGGGCAACCGATGCCCGATGAATTTTTGCAAACCATGTCGAGGCGAGACTCGTCGTCAATCCACGTGTGGCGTGGCTAGCTGTCGAGACATTGGCCCGTTGCCAGGGTCTGTCAGTCTGCAGGGCGTTTGGTTTGGCGTGGTGCACGGCGCAAGCGCGGGCTCGCTCGTGCTTCGGACTTGGCCTATACTCACTCGCAGGAATAGAGCAGTCAGTTGCATGGCGCATGCATCCAAGTCATTGCATCACATAATTCGAATCAAAGGAATGTCCTGTCAATGCAATCAATGTCTGAAGAGGCGGATGGATCCACGCATCTGTAATCTGCTCGCTCACACGGCGAGATTTGTATGAGCGACGGCTCACGTGATATTACGTTgcgtgtcgtgtcgtggcCGGTGGCGCTTGCCTGCATGTTTCTGGGGCCAACTTCCCCTACCTACTAGCCCCGAACTGCTGCCAACACTGCCCTGGGACCTCCCTAGCCtaggtacaaagtacgtacatgCGTACGTAGACTGGCAACAGAGCTCCAttggccctgctgctgctgcatctcaCCTTGTCGTTCTGCGCCCCCCCAAACCAAACAAGTCgtcaccaccagcgccagcccgtTGCGCCCCAGTCACCCAACGACAACCGCCCGCCACGCCAGCATCTTCACCTCCCCGGGCTCGTTGCGCGCGTCGGTCCTCTCCCGTCGCAGCAGTCAATGTCGTCTTAGTAGACGCACAGTCCAGCGCAATCTCTCTTCCCCCGACCCTCGTCCGAGCTaccccgccgctgccgagccctcgtcgaccccCCGACCTCGTCCATCATGACGACGCCTGCGCTGCCCGAGGACCAGGcccgcctgctcgaggaTGCCCTCGTGGCAGTGCGGCAGCAGACCTCGCTCATGCGGAAATGCCTCGACACCCCGGGAAAGCTCATGGACGCCCTCAAGTGCTGGTAAGGCCGTCGCATCCATCCCCCGGGAAGGGGACCTACCTGGCGTTTGGCTGACCATTGTATCAtcgcgccagctcgacgctTGTCTCCGAGCTCCGTACCAGTAGCCTTGGTCCGAAGCAGTACTACGAGCTCTACATGTCCGTCTTCGACGCGCTGCGATACCTTTCCGTCCATCTCCGCGAGAACCACCCCGTCAATCATCTTGCCGACCTGTACGAACTGGTACAATATGCCGGGAATATCATCCCCCGACTGTATCTCATGATCACGGTCGGCACGGCGTACATGTCCATCGAGGATGCCCCCGTCAAGGAGCTCATGAAGGACATGATGGACATGAGCAGAGGCGTCCAACACCCCATTCGCGGCCTCTTCCTGCGGTACTACCTGTCCGGCCAGGCTAGGGACTACCTGCCCACGACAGACAGCGAAGGGCCCGAGGGCAACCTGGGCGACTCCATCAACTTTATCCTTACCAACTTTGTCGAAATGAACAAGCTGTGGGTCCGTCTGCAGCACCAAGGCCACTCGCGAGAGCGCGAACAGCGTATCCGCGAGCGCaaggagctgcagctgctcgtcgggAGTAACATTGTGCGCCTGAGTCAGCTCGTCGATCTGGAAACGTACAAGTCCGGTATCCTGGGCCCCCTGCTGGAGCAGGTGGTTCAGTGCCGCGACGTTCTGGCCCAGGAGTACCTCCTTGAGGTAATCACACAAGTGTTTCCGGATGAATTCCACCTACACACGCTGGATcagttcctcgccgccgtgtctCGTTTAAACCCGCATGTCGACGTCAAGTCCATTGTCATCGGGCTCATGGACCGCCTATCCGAGTATGCCGACCGCGAAGGGTCTAAGGGAAAGCGTCCCGACCAggagaaggccgaggccgacgcgtTGGCCAAGTTGTTGGAGAAGGTGAGGTTGGAAAAGGTCGCACCGAAGCCGGCCGCCCCTCCGGAAACCGAAGTTGcggcggaagaggaggccTCGAGCGACTCCCCTGCTGGCGCAAACGGCGAGGGACGAGAAGCGGAGGCTGCGCCCGCgacaggcgacgacgccagTACGCTAGCCGGCGAGTCCGCTGCGTCGGTTGCCGACACGGAGACGACTGCGGTGAATGGTCAGGAATCAGCGGGCGCCAACGTCCACTTGTACGAGGTCTTCTTTTCGCAAGTCAAAAACCTCGTCGAGGCACAGCATCTCCCCATTCAGGACACCATTGCGCTACTGGTCTCGCTGTGTAACCTCGCATTAAACAATTACCCGGATCGCCTCGACTACGTTGACCAGATCCTTGCTTTTGCCACGGCAAAGACGAGAGAAAACATCAACAATGCCGACTTGCATTCTCCTCCCGCCCAGCAAAGCCTCCTGGGTCTCCTTCAGGCGCCGTTGACACGATATGCCTCCATCTTCACAGCCCTGTCCCTCCCGACATACGTACCGTTGTTCCAGTGCCAGTCTTATCCCACGcgacgggcggtggcgggtgGTATTGCCAGAGCCCTTTTGAAGGACCAGACCAAGATTGTGAAGACGGATCAACTGGAGCACGTGCTCGAGATCCTATCAGTCCTCATCAAGGAGGGCTCACAAGGGCCTCAGGGGTACCCTGGCGCTGCGCAGCGACGGCCGGTggagacggacgagacgATGGAGGAGCAGGGCTGGCTCGCGAGGATAGTGCACCTGCTGCAAGCAGAAGACAACGATACGCAGTTCAAGCTG from Purpureocillium takamizusanense chromosome 4, complete sequence includes the following:
- a CDS encoding Inositol oxygenase (COG:S~EggNog:ENOG503NX86); this translates as MAPSAIVEVSGTNQIGQDLEHMSDAIDDVNCMKYDSASKFDSAKDKTQFRQYEDACDRVKNFYREQHEKQTVAYNLGARNRFYNASRKRPEMTIWQAMEKLNTLVDESDPDTSLSQIEHLLQSAEAIRRDGKPRWMQLTGLIHDLGKLMLFFPELETQGQWDVVGDTFPVGCAFDKRIILPETFAKNPDVKDPVYSTKLGIYTPGCGLDNVMLSWGHDEYLYHVVKDQSTLPDEALAMIRYHSFYPWHREGAYQELMCRKDYDMLKAVQAFNPYDLYSKSDGVPSAEELKPYYMELIDEFFPQKVIRW
- a CDS encoding uncharacterized protein (EggNog:ENOG503P3P7) yields the protein MADPPPFLRIPRAIRLMMYEHLLDVHDSKTLNFRNHYLLPLPKSIHGDQRMRRSIYNALEPTLGRRACKATYVLADACDIHVAILAVSRQVRSEALALLYAKHTFHFGGDIEAAIHMLGDLSTTTRGVVRDIALRKGCPTTFIGNDYPSRASACGLLRTLPRLRKLSIVVGGGRPRSPWDGPRELSVSDLRLLSDTRHELLQWVRDLVGLESLEVLEMSADLAPMAPPGTSAILIFAAFSGSIETTLVDFMRLHLGMPAVAVSGSKTNLSQ
- the vps35 gene encoding retromer complex subunit Vps35 (BUSCO:EOG09260T28~COG:U~EggNog:ENOG503NVAF) — translated: MTTPALPEDQARLLEDALVAVRQQTSLMRKCLDTPGKLMDALKCCSTLVSELRTSSLGPKQYYELYMSVFDALRYLSVHLRENHPVNHLADLYELVQYAGNIIPRLYLMITVGTAYMSIEDAPVKELMKDMMDMSRGVQHPIRGLFLRYYLSGQARDYLPTTDSEGPEGNLGDSINFILTNFVEMNKLWVRLQHQGHSREREQRIRERKELQLLVGSNIVRLSQLVDLETYKSGILGPLLEQVVQCRDVLAQEYLLEVITQVFPDEFHLHTLDQFLAAVSRLNPHVDVKSIVIGLMDRLSEYADREGSKGKRPDQEKAEADALAKLLEKVRLEKVAPKPAAPPETEVAAEEEASSDSPAGANGEGREAEAAPATGDDASTLAGESAASVADTETTAVNGQESAGANVHLYEVFFSQVKNLVEAQHLPIQDTIALLVSLCNLALNNYPDRLDYVDQILAFATAKTRENINNADLHSPPAQQSLLGLLQAPLTRYASIFTALSLPTYVPLFQCQSYPTRRAVAGGIARALLKDQTKIVKTDQLEHVLEILSVLIKEGSQGPQGYPGAAQRRPVETDETMEEQGWLARIVHLLQAEDNDTQFKLLQMTRKAYGEGNDRIRTTTPPLITACLKLARKFKLREHYDDNWETQSNALYKFMHSALSTLYTRVNGAGTSELALRLFCSAGQAADLNGFEEVAYEFYAQAFTVYEEAVSDSKAQFQAVCIIASSLHQTRNFGKENYDTLITKCAQHGSKLLRKPDQCRAVYLASHLWWATPIVGNGETEETELYRDGKRVLECLQRALRVADSCMETATSIELFVEILDRYVYYFDQQNESVTTKYLNGLIELIHSNLAGNQQETGSIETSKKHFHQTLENIRSRQYEGVVLYPS